GAAGCCGCAGCCGGGCGTGCCGCCGAGCTCCAGGTCGGGGCTGGTGCACTGCAGGGCGGCGGCGAAGGAACGGGCGGCGGTGATCTGGCCGGCGCCGGGCGGGCCGGTGAACAGCCAGGCGTGCGTCATCAGGGAGGCGTTGCCGCCGGCGGGGGCGCCGCCGCGGCCGGCCAGGACGGCGGCGCGCGCGGCCCGGGCGGCAGCGGACAGCTGCTCGACCACGCGGTCCTGGCCGACCAGGTCGTCCCACACGCTCACGCCGTACTCCCTGCCACGCCCACCGTCTGCGCCCCGAGCCTAACGCGCCGGGCCGACAGGCCGGTCCGGTCCGGCTGCCCGGCCCGCCCCCGACGGCGCCGTGACGGCCGGGGAAGCGGTCGCGGCCGGGGAAGCGGTGGCAGCCGGGGCGGACCGCTGGGCCGGCAGGTGGACACCCCGGACCTTGGCGAAGGACGCCGCGAGCCGGGGCTTGAGCCAGCGGGCGGCCGGCCGCTCCACCCAGCGGTGCACCAGCCAGGACGCGCCCACCATGACGACCAGCAGCGCGCCCACCAGCAGCCGCGGGTCGACCCGCCGGCCGACGGCCGTGATCACCTCCCAGCCGATGTACTCGTGCAGCAGGTACAGCGGGTAGGTGACCGCGCCGGCCGTGGTGAGCCAGCGCCAGTCGACGGCCCGGAACCAGTCCAGCGCCACCCCGGCCATCAACAGGTAGAACGCGGCGAGCGCCGCCACCACGCCCCACTCCGTCATCGGGTGGCCGGCCTGCAGGGCGACGAAGCGGTAGGTGGGCAGCGCCGCCCGGCAGCCCAGCAGGAAGGTGAGCCCGACCAGCAGCCAGAGCAGCAGGTCCTGGCCGAACCTGCGCATCAGGTAGAAGGCCAGCCCGCCGATGAAGTACCAGCAGTACTCCGGCATCGCCAGCACCTGGAGCAGCTGCTCCCCGGCGCGGCGGTGGCCAGCACCCCGGCGGCCGCCCACAGCAGGCAGAAGGCCAGCACCCGGCGGTAGGTGAGACCGAACGCGACCACCACCGCGAAGATCAGGTAGAAGCGGCCCTCCACCCACAGGCTCCAGTAGACGCCGTCCACGTACGGCGCCCCGAAGGGGTACTCCATCATCGTGAGGTTGGTCAGGATGTCCCGGCCCGGCCGGGGCCGGGTGCCCCCGGGGATCAGCGCCACGACCGTCGTGGTCAGCAGCACGGCGAACCAGTACGCCGGGAACAGCCGCACCACCCGCGAGGTCAGGAAGTCCGACAGCGACCGCCCCCAGCAACTCAGGCAGATCACGAAGCCGCTGATCAGGAAGAAGAGCTGCACCCCGAGCCAGCCGTACGCGGCCGGCCGGTACAGCACCGGGAAGAGCTCGGCCCGTGACCGTCCCCAGTCCGAGCCGTACGCCACGTAGTGGTAGAGCACCACCATGAGCACCGCGACGAACCGCAGCCCGTCCAGGACCTGGAGCCGGCCGCCGGTGGGGGCGGCCCCCGGGACGGCCGCCCTCGGGGCGAGGACGGGTGGTGCGGGTGCGGCGACGCTCACGGCTACGGGCTTCCCTCGGCAGGCTGCGGGTGACGAAACGGGCACCGCAGTCTTTCAGACCACGGTGCCCGTCCATCCGTTCGGTTCCCCCGCCCGGGGAACGATCATGCGTCAGTCCTTGCGGCGCTTGCGTCCCCAGCCGCGCTGACCGCCCTCGCCGGACGCGTCGCCCCCGTCCTCGCCGTCGACGGCCTCCCAGCGCGCCCACTCCTCGCGGGAGCCCAGCAGCGAGTCGGTCAGGCTCGGCAGATCGTCCATCGGGGTCTCCTCCGCCCACGACGGACGGGGGCGGGACGGCGGCGTCAGCTCACGGGTCGTCTCGGCGGACGGCTCCTCCCGCCACAGCCCGGGCGACACCCGGCCGACGGCCGGCGGCACCGCGGGCAGGACGGCGGTCTCGTCGGGCGCCGCACCGTCCACGGTGGGCAGTACCGCCGTCTCGTCGACGGCCGGAGCGGCCGGGGACGTCCTCGGCTTCTCCTCGACCCTCGGGAGGACAGCCGTCTCATCGGCCTTCGGGGCCGCCGGACCGCTCGGGTCCTTCGAGAACCTGTCCGGCACGGCCTTCGGCAGGACGGCGGTCTCATCGGCCGCCGGCACAGTCGGCAGCACGGCCGTCCGCTCCACCGGCGGCTCGGCCTGCTCCGCGGCGCGGACGGCTGCCTGCCGCTCCCGCTCCGGAATCTCCCGGGTCGGGTCCTCGTCGGGGACCTGCGGCAACTCGGCGGTGACCGCGACGGCGGCCGCGGCCGCCTGCTCGGCCCGGGCGGCCTCGGCCTTCAGCCGGGCCTCCTCCGCACGCTGCAGGGCCTCCTCGGCGCGGCGGCGCTGCTCGGCCCGCTGCACCTCCAGCTGGCGTCGGACCTCTGCCTGGGCAGCCGCCTCGGCCTCCATCCGCTCCCGCTCGGCGGCCTCGGCCCGCAGCCGGGCCTCCTCCTGCGCACGGCGGGCGGCCTCCTCCTCGGCGCGCAGCCTCGCCTCCTCCTCGGCCCGCAGCCGGGCGGCCTCGGTGACCTTGCGGGCCTCCTCCGCGGCGACCCGCTCGGCCTCCACGGCAGCCAGCCGGTCCTTCTCGGCCTGCTCCGCGCGCAGCTGCTCCAGCAGTTCCTGGCGCTTGCGCTCCGCCTCGGCCTCCTCGGCCTTGCGGCGGGCCTCCTCGGCGGCGCGGCGCTCGGCGGCCTCGCGGGACAGGCGCTCCTGCTCGGCCTGGGCCGCCTTCTCCTGACCGGAGAGCGGCAGCTCCCGGTCGAGCCGGTGCCGGACGGCGGTGGTGACCTGCTCGGGCTGCTGCCCCGCGTCGACCACCAGGTAGCGGGCCGGGTCCGCGGCGGCGAGCGCCAGGAACCCGGACCGGACCCGCGTGTGGAACTCGGTGGGCTCCTGCTCCAGCCGGTCCAGGGCCTCGGTGAACCGCTCCCGGGCGGCGGACGGGTCGACGTCCAGCACCACCGTCAGGTCGGGCACCAGGCCACCGGTGGCCCAGCGGGAGATCCGGGCGATCTCGGTCGCCGCCAGGTCGCGGCCCGCGCCCTGGTAGGCGATCGAGGAGTCCATGTAGCGGTCGGTGATCACCACGGCGCCGCGGGCGAGCGCGGGCCGGATCACGTTCTCGACGTGCTCGGCACGGTCGGCGGCGTAGATCAGCGCCTCGGCGCGGTGCGACAGACCGGTGTTGCCGACGTCCAGGACGAGGCCGCGCAGCCGCTGCCCGACCGGGCTGCCGCCGGGCTCGCGGGTGAGCACCACCTCGTGGCCCTTGGAGCGGATCCACTCGGCGAGCGCGTGGGCCTGGGTGGACTTGCCGGCACCGTCACCGCCCTCCAGGGCGATGAAGAAGCCGGTCCCGGTGAGCCGGTGAGGGGCGGGCTCGGCACCGCCGCGGACGGCCTGCACCAACTCCCTGCCGAACGGGGCGACGCCCCGCCGGTCGTCGGTGCGCAGCAGCACCACCGCGGCGAGCACCAGGGTGAGCAGCCCGGCGGTGGAGACGGCGAGCGCCGCGCCGCCGTGGATGAAGGTGAAGCTGCCGGAGTCGACCCGGCCGAGCTCGACGTCGCCGTAGGCGGCTGCGATCAGCGGCACGGCCACCAGTGCGCCACCGACGACCACCCGCAGCACCGCGTACAGGTGCTCGGTGACCTTGGCCAGCCGGATCTCCTCGACCTCCTGGACGAGCAGCCCACGGCCGACGGCGACGGTGACGCCCGCGGCGAGGCCGGCCAGCACGGTGAGCAGCAGCACCAGGACGAAGTCCAGCACCAGGCCCGCCAGGATCAGCGACACGCCCTGCACCAGCAGCGCGACCGCGAGCAGCCGCCGCCGGGAGAGCCCGGGCAGCACCGATCGGGCGGCCCGGATGCCGATGGCGGGCGCCAGTGCGGCGGCGAGCACCACCAGGCCGTAGCCGACCGGCCCGGCCCGGTGCTCGACGGCGGTCAGCAGAGCGACGGCGGCGACGCCCGCCATCGCGGCGTACCCGGCGGCCACGGCGAAGGTGAAGTAGGGGGCGGAGCCGGTGCGGCCCTTGGCCAGCGCAGGCCCGGGGGTGGCGTCGGTCGGGGCGCGCAGGCCCTGCAGCGGCGAGCGCGGCACGGCGGCCGCACCGGCGGGCAGCTCCTGCAGGAACACCAGGACGGCCGAGGTGGCGAAGAGCAGCGCGGCGCCGGCGGCGGCACAGGTCGTCTGGTGGCCGCGCAGCCAGTCCGAGCCGAGTGCCGCGATCACGTTGTTCAGCAGGGTGAACACGACCAGGGCCGCGGCGGCCAGCGGGACGGTGACCCAGCCGGTGCGCAGGTCCAGCGTGCGCACCGCGTCCAGGCTCGCGGCGGAGGGCCGCCGCCGCTCGGCGGGCGCGTACGGGTCGGCCGGCGGCAGCAGGCCGGGGACGGCGGCGGCCTTGGCGACCGCCCAGATCCGCTCGGCGGCGCCGGTCGCGAAGACCGTGCCGAGCAGCACCCAGGTGGCCGAGCCCGGTGCCCAGGTCGTCCACCAGCCGGCGAGCCCGATCAGCACGGCGCGCAGCAGGTCGGCGGCGATCAGCGTCCAGCGCCGGTCGAGGCGCCCGCCCACCAGGGCGTGCACCGGACCGAGCAGCGCCGCGCCGAACAGCACGGTGGACAGCAGCCGGGCGGCGAAGACCGCGGCCACGGCGAAGGCGAGCGACCGGTAGCCGTGCCCGAACTGGCCGCCGATCACGGCGGCGACCACCGTCAGCGGCACGAGGACCAGCAGGGCCAGGCGGTCGGCGGTGCCACCGGTCAGCTGGGCCGTCCACAACCGCCGGTAGGGCCGGAGGCGGAGCAGGGCCCGCGCCCGTTCGCCGGGCGTGCCCGCGGGGGCCGGTTCCGGCCGGTCGGGCGGTGCGGGGCTGGTACCGGTGGGCTGCTCCTCACTCGTCATACGGTCAGCGTAGCGGTCGGGCGTTGCGGCCCAAGGGGAGCGGCCCTTCCGGGCGCCTCCATGACACGGTTGTGACGCACGGCGGGGCCGCACCCGGTGGGTGCGGCCCCGTCGGAACGTGTCCGGCTCAGCCCTCGTCGGAGGAGGCCGCGGCCTTCTTGGCCACGGTCTTCTTCACCGTGGTCTTCTTCGCGGCGGCGGTCTTCGTCGCCGTCGTGGTGGTCTTGGCGGCCGTCTTCGCCGCGGCCGTCTTCTTGGCGACGGTCTTCTTGGCCACCGTCTTCTTCGCCGCGGCCTTCTTCGCGGGCGCCTTCTTCGCCGTCTTCTTCACCGGTCCGCGGGCGCGCTTCTCGGCGAGCAGCTCGTAGGCGCGCTCCGGGGTGAGGGTCTCGACGTCGTCGTCCTTGCGGAGCGTCGCGTTGGTCTCGCCGTCGGTGACGTAGGCGCCGAAGCGGCCGTCCTTCACCACGACCGGCTTCTCACTGACCGGGTCGGTGCCCAGCTCCTTGAGCGGGGCGGCGGCGGCCGCCCGGCCGCGCTGCTTGGGCTGGGCGTAGATCGCCAGCGCCTCGTCCAGGGTGATGGTGAACAGCTGGTCCTCGGCGGTCAGCGACCGCGAGTCGGTGCCGCGCTTGAGGTACGGGCCGTAGCGGCCGTTCTGCGCGGTGATCTCGTTGCCCTCGGGGTCGGTGCCGACCACCCGCGGCAGCGAGAGCAGGCGCAGCGCGTCCTCCAGCGTGACGGTGTCCAGCGCCATCGACTGGAAGAGCGAGGCCGTCCGCGGCTTGACCGCGTTCTTGCCGGTCTTCGGGGTGCCCTCGGGCAGCACCTCGGTGACGTACGGGCCGTACCGGCCGTCCTTGGCGATCAGCGGGTGGCCGCTCTGCGGGTCGGTGCCGAGCACGATCTCGCCGCTGGGCTTGGCGAGGAGCTCCTCGGCGAGCTCGACGGTGAGCTCGTCCGGCGGCATCTCGTCGGGCACGTCGGCGCGCTGGCCGGGCTCGCCCTCGACGGCGGAGGCCTTCTCCACGTACGGGCCGTAGCGGCCCACCCGCAGGGTGATCTCGTCGCTCAGCGGGAAGGAGCTGATCTCCCGCGCGTCGATGGCGCCGAGGTCGGTGACGAGCTCCTTGAGGCCGCCGAGGTGGTCGCCGTCGCCGTTGCCGGCCTCGGCGGCGCTGCCCGCGACGGCCGCGCCCCCGCCCTCGCCGAAGTAGAAGCGCTTGAGCCACGGCACGGACTCGGCCTGGCCGGCCGCGATCCGGTCGAGGTCGTCCTCCATCTTCGCGGTGAAGTCGTAGTCGACGAGCCGGCCGAAGTGCTTCTCCAGCAGGTTGACCACGGCGAAGGACAGGAAGGACGGGACGAGCGCGGTGCCCTTCTTGAAGACGTACTTGCGCGCGATGATCGTGTCGATGATCGACGCGTAGGTGGACGGGCGGCCGATCTCCCGCTCCTCCAGCTCCTTGACCAGCGAGGCCTCGGTGTAGCGCGCCGGGGGCTTGGTGGAGTGGCCCTCGGCGGAGAGCCGGTCGGCGGCCAGCGGGTCGCCCTGGGCCACCTGCGGAAGGCGGCGCTCGCGGTCGTCGAGCTCGGCGTTGGGGTCGTCCGCGCCCTCGACGTAGGCCTTGAGGAAGCCGTGGAAGGTGATGATCTTGCCGGAGGCGGAGAACTCGGTGTCCCGGTTGTCGGCGGCCCGGCCGCCGACCCTGACCGTCACCGACTGGCCGACCGCGTCCTTCATCTGGGAGGCGACGGTGCGCATCCAGATGAGCTCGTACAGCCGGAAGTCGTCGCCCGCCAGGCCGGTCTCGGCCGGGGTGCGGAAGCGGTCGCCCGAGGGACGGATCGCCTCGTGCGCCTCCTGGGCGTTCTTCACCTTGGAGGCGTAGACGCGCGGCGCGTCCGGCAGGTAGTCGGCCCCGTACAGCTGGGTGACCTGGGCACGGGCGGCCGTCACCGCGGTCTCCGACAGCGTGGTGGAGTCCGTACGCATATAGGTGATGAAGCCGTTCTCGTACAGCTTCTGGGCCACCTGCATCGTCCGCTTCGCACCGAAGCCCAGCTTGCGGCTGGCCTCCTGCTGGAGCGTGGTGGTGCGGAACGGCGCGTACGGCGAACGGCGGTACGGCTTGGACTCGACGCTGCGGACGGCGAACGACGTCTGCTCCAGCGCCGCGGCCAGCGCGCGGGCGGCCTGCTCGTCGAGGTGGACC
The Kitasatospora paranensis genome window above contains:
- a CDS encoding acyltransferase, with the translated sequence MSVAAPAPPVLAPRAAVPGAAPTGGRLQVLDGLRFVAVLMVVLYHYVAYGSDWGRSRAELFPVLYRPAAYGWLGVQLFFLISGFVICLSCWGRSLSDFLTSRVVRLFPAYWFAVLLTTTVVALIPGGTRPRPGRDILTNLTMMEYPFGAPYVDGVYWSLWVEGRFYLIFAVVVAFGLTYRRVLAFCLLWAAAGVLATAAPGSSCSRCWRCRSTAGTSSAGWPST
- the tmk gene encoding dTMP kinase; translation: MTSEEQPTGTSPAPPDRPEPAPAGTPGERARALLRLRPYRRLWTAQLTGGTADRLALLVLVPLTVVAAVIGGQFGHGYRSLAFAVAAVFAARLLSTVLFGAALLGPVHALVGGRLDRRWTLIAADLLRAVLIGLAGWWTTWAPGSATWVLLGTVFATGAAERIWAVAKAAAVPGLLPPADPYAPAERRRPSAASLDAVRTLDLRTGWVTVPLAAAALVVFTLLNNVIAALGSDWLRGHQTTCAAAGAALLFATSAVLVFLQELPAGAAAVPRSPLQGLRAPTDATPGPALAKGRTGSAPYFTFAVAAGYAAMAGVAAVALLTAVEHRAGPVGYGLVVLAAALAPAIGIRAARSVLPGLSRRRLLAVALLVQGVSLILAGLVLDFVLVLLLTVLAGLAAGVTVAVGRGLLVQEVEEIRLAKVTEHLYAVLRVVVGGALVAVPLIAAAYGDVELGRVDSGSFTFIHGGAALAVSTAGLLTLVLAAVVLLRTDDRRGVAPFGRELVQAVRGGAEPAPHRLTGTGFFIALEGGDGAGKSTQAHALAEWIRSKGHEVVLTREPGGSPVGQRLRGLVLDVGNTGLSHRAEALIYAADRAEHVENVIRPALARGAVVITDRYMDSSIAYQGAGRDLAATEIARISRWATGGLVPDLTVVLDVDPSAARERFTEALDRLEQEPTEFHTRVRSGFLALAAADPARYLVVDAGQQPEQVTTAVRHRLDRELPLSGQEKAAQAEQERLSREAAERRAAEEARRKAEEAEAERKRQELLEQLRAEQAEKDRLAAVEAERVAAEEARKVTEAARLRAEEEARLRAEEEAARRAQEEARLRAEAAERERMEAEAAAQAEVRRQLEVQRAEQRRRAEEALQRAEEARLKAEAARAEQAAAAAVAVTAELPQVPDEDPTREIPERERQAAVRAAEQAEPPVERTAVLPTVPAADETAVLPKAVPDRFSKDPSGPAAPKADETAVLPRVEEKPRTSPAAPAVDETAVLPTVDGAAPDETAVLPAVPPAVGRVSPGLWREEPSAETTRELTPPSRPRPSWAEETPMDDLPSLTDSLLGSREEWARWEAVDGEDGGDASGEGGQRGWGRKRRKD
- the topA gene encoding type I DNA topoisomerase, whose amino-acid sequence is MSPSSETAHGKRLVIVESPAKAKTIKGYLGPGYIVEASVGHIRDLPGTAAEVPDEYTGEVRRLGVDVDHDFAPIYVVNADKKSQVTKLKSLLKESDELFLATDEDREGEAIAWHLQQVLKPKVPVHRMVFHEITKDAIQEAVRNPRDLNQRLVDAQETRRILDRLYGYEVSPVLWKKVMPKLSAGRVQSVATRLVVERERERMAFTSAHYWDLIGTFSTGRTAADAANPENFGARLVSVDGKRVATGRDFGPDGRLRDTGMAANTVHLDEQAARALAAALEQTSFAVRSVESKPYRRSPYAPFRTTTLQQEASRKLGFGAKRTMQVAQKLYENGFITYMRTDSTTLSETAVTAARAQVTQLYGADYLPDAPRVYASKVKNAQEAHEAIRPSGDRFRTPAETGLAGDDFRLYELIWMRTVASQMKDAVGQSVTVRVGGRAADNRDTEFSASGKIITFHGFLKAYVEGADDPNAELDDRERRLPQVAQGDPLAADRLSAEGHSTKPPARYTEASLVKELEEREIGRPSTYASIIDTIIARKYVFKKGTALVPSFLSFAVVNLLEKHFGRLVDYDFTAKMEDDLDRIAAGQAESVPWLKRFYFGEGGGAAVAGSAAEAGNGDGDHLGGLKELVTDLGAIDAREISSFPLSDEITLRVGRYGPYVEKASAVEGEPGQRADVPDEMPPDELTVELAEELLAKPSGEIVLGTDPQSGHPLIAKDGRYGPYVTEVLPEGTPKTGKNAVKPRTASLFQSMALDTVTLEDALRLLSLPRVVGTDPEGNEITAQNGRYGPYLKRGTDSRSLTAEDQLFTITLDEALAIYAQPKQRGRAAAAAPLKELGTDPVSEKPVVVKDGRFGAYVTDGETNATLRKDDDVETLTPERAYELLAEKRARGPVKKTAKKAPAKKAAAKKTVAKKTVAKKTAAAKTAAKTTTTATKTAAAKKTTVKKTVAKKAAASSDEG